The Triticum dicoccoides isolate Atlit2015 ecotype Zavitan chromosome 6A, WEW_v2.0, whole genome shotgun sequence genome has a window encoding:
- the LOC119314634 gene encoding uncharacterized protein LOC119314634 isoform X2 — protein sequence MLLLRRCCHHVPPRRAAPPLPAIHRVAMSSAPASPSATPSSSPAAEYHCRTKHSLTAGYARGPGRLDWANQPNPFLRFSPSPATPLPNPPPPAPVPYPALFHAPPPPPRPLSLDSLSDLLFHSLALSAWKSAGASTWSLRVNPSSGNLHPTEAHVLFEDPREPGRLVLSHYAPRDHLLEARATLSAGDRSALLPRPATAVLALSSVFWREAWKYGERALRYCNHDVGHALAAVALAAATLGWDARLLDGLSDQDLGRLVGVDKGCPAPAPADKIKMVSGKKGPAPWVERQHPDCALLLFPAGSEEPEVDYGRMSDALREFDELEWVGKANALSKDHVVWDVIYKTAEAVKKHRPMPGEGFSVSPWNTSSKLSEGLYKDLTAQEVVRRRRSAVDMDGEHVMGKEEFYQILLHCLPSGEVSPRGRQGPQSALPFRVLPWDAEVHAALFVHRVSGLAKGLYFLVRNEEHFDTLRHAMRQDFEWARPEGCPDGLPLYRLMKGDCQRLAMQISCMQDIASHGCFSLGMIARFEPVLDDKGEWMYPRLFWETGVLGQVLYLEAHAVGISATGIGCYFDDAGKMIQYFQKTS from the exons ATGCTCCTCCTCCGGCGCTGCTGCCACCACGTCCCCCCTCGCCGCGCCGCTCCTCCCCTCCCGGCCATCCACCGCGTCGCGATGTCCTCCGCCCCCGCCTCCCCCTCCGCGACGCCGTCCTCCTCACCGGCGGCGGAGTACCACTGCCGGACCAAGCACAGCCTGACGGCCGGCTACGCGCGCGGCCCGGGCCGCCTCGACTGGGCCAACCAGCCCAACCCCTTCCTCCGCTTCTCGCCTTCCCCCGCCACCCCTCTCCCCAACCCGCCGCCCCCGGCGCCCGTTCCCTACCCGGCCCTCTTCcacgcgccgcccccgccgccgcggccgctcTCGCTCGACTCCCTCTCCGACCTCCTCTTCCACTCGCTCGCCCTCTCCGCCTGGAAGTCCGCCGGCGCGTCCACCTGGTCCCTCCGCGTCAACCCCAGCAGCGGCAACCTCCACCCCACCGAGGCCCACGTCCTGTTCGAGGACCCGCGGGAGCCCGGCCGCCTCGTCCTCTCCCACTACGCGCCCCGCGACCACCTCCTCGAGGCCCGCGCCACCCTGTCCGCCGGGGACCGCTCGGCGCTCCTGCCGCGGCCGGCCACCGCAGTGCTCGCGCTGTCGTCCGTCTTCTGGCGGGAGGCCTGGAAGTACGGCGAGCGGGCGCTGCGGTACTGCAACCACGACGTGGGCCACGCGCTGGCCGCGGTCGCCCTGGCCGCAGCCACTCTTGGGTGGGATGCGCGGTTGCTCGACGGCTTGTCCGATCAGGACCTTGGGAGGCTAGTGGGGGTTGACAAAGGGTGCCCTGCCCCTGCTCCTGCAGACAAAATCAAAATGGTGAGTGGCAAGAAGGGGCCAGCGCCATGGGTGGAGAGGCAACACCCAGATTGTGCTCTCCTGTTGTTCCCTGCGGGCTCAGAAGAGCCGGAGGTGGACTATGGGAGGATGAGTGATGCTCTGAGGGAATTCGATGAGTTGGAGTGGGTGGGCAAGGCGAATGCGCTCAGCAAGGATCATGTGGTGTGGGATGTCATTTACAAGACGGCAGAGGCTGTCAAGAAACACCGACCTATGCCTGGGGAGGGCTTCTCGGTGAGCCCGTGGAACACGAGCTCCAAATTGTCGGAAGGGCTGTATAAGGATCTCACGGCGCAGGAGGTGgtacggcggcggaggagcgcggtTGACATGGACGGGGAGCACGTGATGGGGAAGGAGGAATTCTATCAGATACTGCTGCATTGCCTGCCTTCAGGCGAGGTTAGCCCGAGGGGGCGACAGGGACCACAGAGCGCTCTACCATTTCGCGTGTTGCCATGGGACGCAGAGGTGCACGCCGCACTGTTTGTGCACCGTGTCTCAGGACTGGCCAAGGGGCTGTATTTCTTGGTTAGGAACGAAGAGCATTTTGATACATTACGACATGCTATGCGACAAGATTTTGAGTGGGCTCGACCAGAGGGATGCCCTGATGGCCTCCCACTCTACAGACTGATGAAAGGGGATTGCCAGAGGTTGGCAATGCAGATATCATGTATGCAG GATATTGCCTCACATGGATGTTTTAGCCTTGGGATGATTGCTCGATTTGAACCTGTGCTGGATGACAAAGGTGAATGGATGTATCCTCGTTTATTCTGGGAGACTGGTGTTCTTGGTCAAGTTCTCTACCTTGAGGCGCATGCTGTAGGGATATCTGCCACGGGGATTGGTTGCTACTTTGATGATGCTGGTAAGATGATCCAGTATTTTCAAAAGACCAGTTAG
- the LOC119314633 gene encoding adenylate kinase isoenzyme 6 homolog translates to MAARRASARARPNVLVTGTPGTGKTTTCSLLADAAGVAHVNIGDLVREKVLHDGWDEDLDCHVINEDLVCDELEDRMEEGGVLVDYHGCDFFPERWFDLVVVLQTDNSILHDRLTSRGYMGAKLTNNIECEIFQVLLEEARESYKEDIVMPLRSDSVEDISRNVSTLTEWINNWRPSQ, encoded by the exons ATGGCGGCGAGGAGAGCCAGCGCCCGCGCGCGGCCCAACGTGCTGGTGACGGGGACGCCGGGGACGGGGAAGACGACGACGTGCTCCCTCCTCGCCGACGCCGCGGGCGTGGCGCACGTCAACATCGGCGACCTGGTCCGCGAGAAGGTCCTCCACGACGGCTGGGACGAGGACCTCGACTGCCACGTCATCAACGAGGACCTG GTTTGCGATGAGCTCGAGGACAGGATGGAAGAAGGCGGTGTACTAGTAGATTATCACGGATGTGATTTCTTTCCAGAACGTTGGTTTGACCTTGTGGTCGTGCTTCAGACCGACAACTCAATTCTGCATGATCGCTTGACGAGCAG AGGCTACATGGGTGCCAAGCTCACAAACAACATAGAGTGTGAGATCttccaggtgctcctggaggaagcGAGGGAGAGCTACAAGGAGGATATAGTGATGCCGCTGCGAAGCGACAGcgtcgaggatatcagcaggaacGTTAGCACGTTGACGGAGTGGATAAACAACTGGAGACCATCCCAGTGA
- the LOC119314634 gene encoding uncharacterized protein LOC119314634 isoform X1: MLLLRRCCHHVPPRRAAPPLPAIHRVAMSSAPASPSATPSSSPAAEYHCRTKHSLTAGYARGPGRLDWANQPNPFLRFSPSPATPLPNPPPPAPVPYPALFHAPPPPPRPLSLDSLSDLLFHSLALSAWKSAGASTWSLRVNPSSGNLHPTEAHVLFEDPREPGRLVLSHYAPRDHLLEARATLSAGDRSALLPRPATAVLALSSVFWREAWKYGERALRYCNHDVGHALAAVALAAATLGWDARLLDGLSDQDLGRLVGVDKGCPAPAPADKIKMVSGKKGPAPWVERQHPDCALLLFPAGSEEPEVDYGRMSDALREFDELEWVGKANALSKDHVVWDVIYKTAEAVKKHRPMPGEGFSVSPWNTSSKLSEGLYKDLTAQEVVRRRRSAVDMDGEHVMGKEEFYQILLHCLPSGEVSPRGRQGPQSALPFRVLPWDAEVHAALFVHRVSGLAKGLYFLVRNEEHFDTLRHAMRQDFEWARPEGCPDGLPLYRLMKGDCQRLAMQISCMQDIASHGCFSLGMIARFEPVLDDKGEWMYPRLFWETGVLGQVLYLEAHAVGISATGIGCYFDDAVHEVLGLKDLEFQSLYHFTVGAPVVDRRIMSLPAYPGPGIDA; encoded by the exons ATGCTCCTCCTCCGGCGCTGCTGCCACCACGTCCCCCCTCGCCGCGCCGCTCCTCCCCTCCCGGCCATCCACCGCGTCGCGATGTCCTCCGCCCCCGCCTCCCCCTCCGCGACGCCGTCCTCCTCACCGGCGGCGGAGTACCACTGCCGGACCAAGCACAGCCTGACGGCCGGCTACGCGCGCGGCCCGGGCCGCCTCGACTGGGCCAACCAGCCCAACCCCTTCCTCCGCTTCTCGCCTTCCCCCGCCACCCCTCTCCCCAACCCGCCGCCCCCGGCGCCCGTTCCCTACCCGGCCCTCTTCcacgcgccgcccccgccgccgcggccgctcTCGCTCGACTCCCTCTCCGACCTCCTCTTCCACTCGCTCGCCCTCTCCGCCTGGAAGTCCGCCGGCGCGTCCACCTGGTCCCTCCGCGTCAACCCCAGCAGCGGCAACCTCCACCCCACCGAGGCCCACGTCCTGTTCGAGGACCCGCGGGAGCCCGGCCGCCTCGTCCTCTCCCACTACGCGCCCCGCGACCACCTCCTCGAGGCCCGCGCCACCCTGTCCGCCGGGGACCGCTCGGCGCTCCTGCCGCGGCCGGCCACCGCAGTGCTCGCGCTGTCGTCCGTCTTCTGGCGGGAGGCCTGGAAGTACGGCGAGCGGGCGCTGCGGTACTGCAACCACGACGTGGGCCACGCGCTGGCCGCGGTCGCCCTGGCCGCAGCCACTCTTGGGTGGGATGCGCGGTTGCTCGACGGCTTGTCCGATCAGGACCTTGGGAGGCTAGTGGGGGTTGACAAAGGGTGCCCTGCCCCTGCTCCTGCAGACAAAATCAAAATGGTGAGTGGCAAGAAGGGGCCAGCGCCATGGGTGGAGAGGCAACACCCAGATTGTGCTCTCCTGTTGTTCCCTGCGGGCTCAGAAGAGCCGGAGGTGGACTATGGGAGGATGAGTGATGCTCTGAGGGAATTCGATGAGTTGGAGTGGGTGGGCAAGGCGAATGCGCTCAGCAAGGATCATGTGGTGTGGGATGTCATTTACAAGACGGCAGAGGCTGTCAAGAAACACCGACCTATGCCTGGGGAGGGCTTCTCGGTGAGCCCGTGGAACACGAGCTCCAAATTGTCGGAAGGGCTGTATAAGGATCTCACGGCGCAGGAGGTGgtacggcggcggaggagcgcggtTGACATGGACGGGGAGCACGTGATGGGGAAGGAGGAATTCTATCAGATACTGCTGCATTGCCTGCCTTCAGGCGAGGTTAGCCCGAGGGGGCGACAGGGACCACAGAGCGCTCTACCATTTCGCGTGTTGCCATGGGACGCAGAGGTGCACGCCGCACTGTTTGTGCACCGTGTCTCAGGACTGGCCAAGGGGCTGTATTTCTTGGTTAGGAACGAAGAGCATTTTGATACATTACGACATGCTATGCGACAAGATTTTGAGTGGGCTCGACCAGAGGGATGCCCTGATGGCCTCCCACTCTACAGACTGATGAAAGGGGATTGCCAGAGGTTGGCAATGCAGATATCATGTATGCAG GATATTGCCTCACATGGATGTTTTAGCCTTGGGATGATTGCTCGATTTGAACCTGTGCTGGATGACAAAGGTGAATGGATGTATCCTCGTTTATTCTGGGAGACTGGTGTTCTTGGTCAAGTTCTCTACCTTGAGGCGCATGCTGTAGGGATATCTGCCACGGGGATTGGTTGCTACTTTGATGATGCTG TTCATGAGGTTCTTGGTTTGAAAGACCTGGAGTTCCAAAGCTTGTACCATTTTACGGTGGGTGCCCCTGTGGTTGACAGGCGGATCATGAGTCTCCCTGCGTACCCAGGGCCAGGGATTGATGCATGA